The DNA sequence AAGCTGACGGTGTGCGAAGGGCGCGACGGAACTGAATTCGCTGACGGCGATGTGTTGATTTTCCCGGATATGATCAAATACCGGTGAGTTCACTTGAGGTTTTTGATTTGTTTGCGTTGTTTTGATTGGAATTGTAGTGTTTGGATCACAAGCTAGGgttctttgttttggattttccaGATTTAGTTTGGTTGAATTGAAGAGTGTGCTGATTGCTAGCTGCGGTTGGAGTTCATAATTTTGAGATTTTATTTTGTGAGATCTTTTGAGCTACTTTTAGTATGTTAACGAGTAGTTGAAGTTTTGTTCCCTCTGAGATTATGGTTAGGTGGTGCCAGTTTTGACTACATGTAGGGCTTTATATCTGTTCTGAATCTTCCTTGCTGATTAAGATTAATGTGGTGAATTCACTACAGTGATTAGAATGTACTGGCCAGAGAAAATGAAACGATtagatgcatttttttttctgcatACTCATGTTCTTCATGTGTATAAGTATATTTTCTGCTGCTAAATTTCTGTGAACACTTGCAGTTTGTTAATTGTATATCGTAAGTATCAGTTAATGAAGTTTACCCTTGTCATGACTTTGTCCTCTTAATCAGTTACTAGATATGAATTTTACCTGCTTCTTCAAGCAAAAGCTTGAAGTAATTAAGAAAGAAACTTTACAGTAAAGTATAGTTTAGATGTTATATGTCACACCTGCAAATTAAGGTCTCTTAAAATATGGTGACGTGGCCTATTTACTGATTCAGATGTCAACAAATGTTCTGTTGTGTTAGATATGTTATTCACTCCACATGAGGTTTTATATTGTGATAAATTCACTGAACTCATTGGATTTGTAAGCTTCAGTAGTTTAGTTCTACATATTTCTCTTCTCTGTGACGAGTCTGTGACCGTTTCATGTTTGGGATTGTGTCCTATAACTTTCTCCTCTGACTTCAATGCTGCTTTGCTTTTGGATGATAGGGGCTTGAAAGAGTCAGATGTTGATAGCTTTGTGGATGATGTTATCGTGAATGATAAAGCATGGGCGTCTGGAGCACGGGAGGTCTTGACTGGTTCTCACGTTTTTGTGTGTGCCCATGGTAGTCGAGATCGTAGATGTGGTGTTTGTGGACctgttctcattgataaattCATAGAGGAGGCTGAATTGCGAGGACTGAAGGATCAGGTGTTTGTTAGTCCCTGTTCTCACATTGGGGGCCACAAGTATGCTGGGAACTTGATTATCTACAGCCCTGGTGCAGATGGAAAGATCACTGGTCACTGGTAAGATCTCTATTAACAATTGTAAACTGATAATATTGGATTTGTAAGACAGAATTTGAGCATTATCTGTTTTTAATTGCAGGTATGGCTATGTTGCTCCTGATGATGTACCGGAATTGCTTGATGAGCATATTGGGAAAGGGAAGATTATAGAACGATTATGGAGGTTTGTGCTTCTTTCTTTGGTTTTTGCCTATTGTCCTGTGATGCAAAGTTCACTATAATGTAACTTGTCTTTTTAACATATTACTCATTAGTTCTTCTGTTATACAATTAAATGTGGAGGAATGTAGGAGCATCATATTCTGCAGTGTTAGAGTGCTAGGCAATCTAGATTTTATTATAACTTGTAACTGACTCTCAGTCATGTCAAGGAGACTCAATAAGGATATTTATGTTAATTTTGCACAATCATCACCATATTGTTGAAAACAATCTTTGAAGGAAACATTTCTCTGCAAATCCATTTGACCATTTCATAGAATGAGTTTatttttagtttctatttttggtgtTTCTTTAGTCCTTCAGTATGCTGGTAGTTTGTGTCCACCATGAGCATCTCTGCTATAAATGTGTTTCCACCCTACCACGAGACTACGAGAGTTATATAAATGAAATCTTCGACAGACTGTAAATGTCTCAATGTGTCACTTTATTATAGAAAcatgagaaagagaaagaaacttATTCTTTGATATGACCTTTTAATTAATCTTTAGTTATCACTTTTTTGTCTTCATGTATTAAAGTTCTATGTCTCATTAAATAAAAGAGtaattattttcttgtttacGTTCTATATATGAAGCCTTTTAGTTTAATTATCACTGACATGAAATTGAATTTTGTTCCCAACAGAGGCGAAATGGGAGTATCTGCTGAGGAAGCTGAAAAGGTTAATGAACACAAGCTTCCAAATGGAGAAAGTGAAAAATTTAAGGACCAGAAGCTTCCAATTGGAGAAGGTTCTAAGAAAAGCAAGGAAAACCCCCAAGAAAACGGCACTCAGATTCAGAACAGCAATGATAACTTTGCAGGTTGTTGCCAGGGTGCTAATGGAGTCTCATGCTGCAGAGATGGAAATTTGGAGCAGAACAGTGGAATCGAGGAAAAGAAGCAGAAAGAAACTACGGAAGCTAGCAGTGGCAAGAAGGATGCAGTGGGATGCAAACTGACAAGCTACATGGGAAAGTGGGAGCAAAGTGATATCCTTGCAGCTGTCGCGGTGGTGGGAGCAGTGGCAACTGTGGGTGTGGCGGTCTATAGCTTTTACAGAAGGTCAGGGTAACATTCCATGCCCGTGCCGTTTGATCGTGGATTTGTATCTCATGTTCCTCATCTTTTGGTAGAAAACATATTATAACATCAATCAAATAATTCTCTAAACCTCCACATACTATGAAAGGAGAATATTAATGTTCTTTTCTGGTGGATGGGATGAATTCCCAAGGTTAAAGCCATAGTTTAAAAAAATATTCATTGCCCCCTTCCCTAGATGTTTTGTGCTCACGATTGAATATTTGTTGTTTCTGTAGACTGGTGAATGGTTTACTTTTATATGTAGTGGATTTGTTACGGGGATCTTGATGCTTAATGAGGATCTGGTATTGGTAATGTTTTTGTTATCTCTGATTGTCCAGGCTATTCATTTGTTAATGACCAGCAAGCTTTTAAagagttgtttttgttttttttcaaaatgaaaatacTCTTATTATGGAACTTCAAGAACAGCTGAATACAATACATAAGCAAAATAATACGGACCTCATCCAAAAATAAGAATGCTAATGCTGCctcataaaaaattagaaaaacccGGACAAATCTGCTTGTCGTGATCGTTGACCACCAGCTAGACATCAAGATGAAACTGCACCAAACCATCCTTAGAATACCATCTCTCCTCGTTTTGAGTCTCGTGCTCAGTTTCTGATATCACCTTTTGAGGAGGTTCTTCTCCCAAAATCCCGTCTACTACTTCACCTGATGATTGCGTTTGGAGCATTGACCATTTCTTAAACAGATTATGTTTGGCAGGGGAAGATGCAATACTCTCATTTGGGGGAAGATGCAATACTCTCATTTGCTTCAGAGGCATAGGAAATAGGGATATCATTTGCCTGGGGGAACCCGCTTTGGTATCCTCATTCTCTTTTAGTTTGACCGAATTCTTAGGAAGCTTTGATCCACCTTTTCTACCTCCAGATTTATCATTCTAGGCATTACCCTTGAAGGCTGAAACTCTCAATGGTTTAAGTTTTGGTCCACGCAAGGGAGAAGCCCCTACACTCAAACAAATATTGTGCTTTATAATATTGTAACTCTCTGTTCTCCCAACCATGTGAAGTGTTGTTACATACCACTTCAACTTCATCCCCTTGCTCCATGACAA is a window from the Rosa chinensis cultivar Old Blush chromosome 2, RchiOBHm-V2, whole genome shotgun sequence genome containing:
- the LOC112187401 gene encoding altered inheritance of mitochondria protein 32 is translated as MASDDLSTLPSAADDEKYGFKRPEMFQSKLAGTVDAYDRHVFLCYKSPEAWPARVEGSESDPLPKLLSSAFKARKNDISIKTKLTVCEGRDGTEFADGDVLIFPDMIKYRGLKESDVDSFVDDVIVNDKAWASGAREVLTGSHVFVCAHGSRDRRCGVCGPVLIDKFIEEAELRGLKDQVFVSPCSHIGGHKYAGNLIIYSPGADGKITGHWYGYVAPDDVPELLDEHIGKGKIIERLWRGEMGVSAEEAEKVNEHKLPNGESEKFKDQKLPIGEGSKKSKENPQENGTQIQNSNDNFAGCCQGANGVSCCRDGNLEQNSGIEEKKQKETTEASSGKKDAVGCKLTSYMGKWEQSDILAAVAVVGAVATVGVAVYSFYRRSG